TCTAACTTTTGCTGAAAGGCAGAATATTTGCAATGTGTTTGTTGCCAAGGACATACTGTActggtgcatctaaaaaaatttgaatatcgtggcaAATCTTGAAGATTACGACTTACAGCTGATGGAAATCAAAcgtccagtatctcaaaatattagaataaagaatttataatacagaaatgttgaccttctgaaaagtatgttaatttatgcactgatACTCAGTCagggttttaatccttttacACAAATTACTGCCTCAGTGctgcgtggcatggaggcgatcagcctgtggcactgctgaggtgttctggaagcccaggttgctttgatagcttTCAGCTCgttgtattgtcgggtctggtgtctctcgtagattctctatggagttcgggtcaggcgagttggctagacaatcaagcacagtaataccacggtcacaaaccagttactagaagttttggcactgtgggcaggtaccgagtcctgctggaaaaggaaatcagcatctccataaagctcgtcagcagatgaagcatgaagttctctaaaatctcctggtagacgctgcatcgactctcgacttgagaaaacacagtggaccgacaccagcagatgacacgacaacccaaatcatcactgactgtggaaacttcacactggacttccagcagcttggattctgtgcctctccactcttcctccagactctggaaccttgatttccaaatgaaatgcagcatttactttcatcctcctcatgattgtggttgtgtactgaaccagactgagagattaaaggctcaggaaacctttgcaggtttTTTGAGTTAATGAGCTGATTAGGTCattctcaggtcaacatttctgtattataaattttttattctaatattttgagatactggattgttgatttccatgagctgtaagccataatcatcaagattaaaacaaaaaaggcttgaaatatttcactttatgtgtaatgaatctagaatatatgaaagttacactttttaaattaaattacaggaaaaaaatgcaCCTTTCCATGAcactcaaattttttgagacgcaCCTGTATGCTTCTTCTGTTTCACTTCTAGTGACTAATTGCAGCAGGGAAATACACATCACTTCTTTTAGTTGTAAATGGAAGTCAACAGGGCATCTAATCTTTGCAGCCTTAAATACCAATAAATATTCTTCTCATAACCTTTCCTAAAGTCAGACCTAtgatgttttatattgtatttttatatacattttaatacataATGCATATACATGGACACATCACTAATTCACTTTAAAAgtattaacaaaaataataacataatacaTAAATTGAGCATTTACTAATATTCATTCCATTCATTACTATCTATTTTGATACATGATCCATCCCTATCATCACTTTCTGTCATTAAACGCTATAAGATGTCTGTTATAAGGACAACAAATCTATATAACTATATGTAAATGTGCTCTCTGTATAGAGCTAAGGTGTAAATAACTCTGTTTTAGGTGTAAACACTTGCTTATTCTCTGTTAAAGTAAATACTGTGCTTTTAATCTCTGTTTATTTGGGAGCTAATCGGGTCTTGTCTATTTGCCAGGTAACCATGGTAACCTCCCTGCCCAAAGTACTGTTTCTTCCTTGTCACGGGGAGTCAGACTCTCAACACTTGActtacagagaaagagagtgagagaataaaGACGTGTATAATCTTTCTGAGAAAAGGATGGTATCGTGCACTTTAAAGATGTGTATTATCTAAACGTAAACAAACTTCTCACCAAGCACAGAGAGGGAAGTGAACAATAGGGACATAAAAAGGAATTAAACAGACTGCACACGCCACTGCTTACAACGACGGATGACTCTTATACAACACTTGGCTTTCTATAGTCCAAAATGTCAGATGTATGTTTCAGTACttgaaatgttcaaatgttGACGTTACCTGACTGCAATAATATATTAAACAGCTACcaagaacaacaaaacaaaactgcagGGTTGTTCAGTTTCCGCCCTGAAACCGTATAACCGAAAGAGGAAGCTGTGTGTCTTCACTGCTTCCTTCCTTAACAAAAGCAGGTTAGCGTTTATTGACTAATTCACGTTTGTTCTTTCTTGCCTTTAAAGTTGCTCAGACAAAGTGTGCAAAACAGGAGGGTTAGACCTGTGATTATCTGCTGGAGTGGGATTTTGATTGTCACAGTGTTGACTTGCAAATTCACGTGCACAAGGGACGAGAGCAGAGAGCAAGGCCAGAGTGCGCGTGCTGCTGATGCGCTGCTGAAGGTAGGCCTGTTTATTCCGATGTGTGTCGAGATGTGGTGCGAAGGCTTGTGTCAACTTGAGGCAAATAGGCCTGAcaaccatcaccacacacaaataaacagttCTATCTCCATCTGTTTCAGAGATGTTTTCTCTGTCAGTTTGTTGTGTCAGtgctggtgtatgtgtgtgcgtgtgtgtgtgtgtgtgtgagagtgaaaaataaagtgaaaagaCAGAAACTGCTGCAGCCTGCAAATGTTTCCATCCTTCCATCAAGTGATCATTTTAGGCAGAGTTTTCTTGTGCTCTTCGGCTAGCATAGAAACCCCGTAaatttctttgtcttcttcGTATCATGACCTTAGtatgaagaatgaatgaatgagagacagCATCTTATGAAAACAAAGTCACAATATACCAGCAGTTTAGCAGAAAAACAGATACGAACAGATGATTCAACTGTGAGCTTGGTGTTTGTTTGAATTCAATACAGTACAGACCAGTGGATGtttaatgattcattttatttatgtataattGATCAGAGAACATAAAATGGATAAAGTGGTGGAATCTGAGCAAGGTAATCAGGGAGCTGTCCAAGGTGAGTAATTTCCTGTGAAGGTTTTACCTTTAATAAGCTACTACTTTATTAATACGAGTGAACAGCGCACAGCCTTGTGCTGGCCTTTTCATCCTCTGTGTCATtactaaataaaacatgaaaagctTTCTTGTGTAGGGTGCTGAAGTGTAAAATGTGATGCACCACTGAACTTATTTCATTATgcaggagaaagaagaaagatcATCCAGCCTTCATCTTTAAATGATCCCAAACTAGTGAAGCTTAAAGAGGTGAGATCCTGATTATAGTGTTCTACGTGCCCTTTACTGTAGAGCCATTATATCTATATCTGACCTCTCTCGCTGAACAACAGGTGCTGGTGGAATGGATCAACAGTACTCTGAAGACAGAGCACATTGTGGTCCAGACTCTGGAGGAAGACATCTATGATGGACTTGTGATTCATCACCTACTAGGTAAGAACATGGCATTCATTCTCATTGCAACTCTCATGACTGAAACTTTGGTCTGTGTAAAACCTTTTGCATATTTTTGTACTCAGACAAGTTAGGAGGAGTGAATTTAGGGGTTGAGGAGATCGCTGTAACCACTGTTGCCCAGATGTGCAAACTGGAGTTGATTATGCAAGCCCTCAACCAGGAGCTAGGGCTTGGTGATGAAGCAGACAGCACAGCTAGATGGAGTGCCAAACGTGAGTAATTATTGGTCTCATCATTTATTAACTGCATCTGCCTAATGAAATTTATGTCACTGAATGTCAAAGTTACACCTTCTATTAactgtatttaatattatttgacTACTTAAGAAGTtatgcatttaaatgtaaacaccaGTACTGATACCATTATTCATTAGCTGACACGTTTGTCTAAGATGGCCTACATGTAAGACAGAATACAACCCATGCATTTAGCTGAGTAAATGAGGGTCTTATAATGGATTAATTGAATGGAATTATGATTTACAACCTTCCATTCATCACAGAAAGATAAATGGTGAACTACAGCTGCTCTATTCATTCAGTGAGTTAACCTAGTTTAATATGTACCTGTCTAATAAGCTTGAGTGCGTGATTAAGGCTCTCTCTGCTGCTAAGTCATCCACAGTCGAGACCTGCTGGCGACTCTGCATCTGCTGGTGGCCATGGTGAAGCGCTACCAGCCCGAACTGGCCCTTCCCCAAAATGTCAGCGTGGAAGTCCTCCTGTTTGAGGTGAATTTTTGAATATGAACTGTGAATACGTTTCGAATATAAACTGTAAAACACCTGTATAGAAATAGACGATTATAAATATCAGAGAAGGGCAAATCATACATTAAAGTGTGCTTGCACAGTCCCATTTTTAATTGCACATAAACTTCAATAAGTACAATAAAGTactaatgtaataatgtatgacAAGTGAGTTACCTAGTTActtgcattaatacagactaagggAAATGAATCAGtgcattattatttacattattatccTCTTCTAACGATGAACctcaaaaccaaaccaaacctcAAAACCAAGCTTCCCCCGGATTTACGGACGTTTCagaaatgctgattttctttgtacttaTGTGTGTACATTGTTGAATGCCAATTCAACAACATGCACAAATGCCAAACCAGTGAAGTACTGAGCACATGCACTGAACAGCTGATTTTCTTTTCATGATGGCCACAACACTCCATAAAACGACAAGTGCACAGACAGCTGTGAGCACAAAATGACTAATCAGGGTAAAGGCTGAAAAACTGAAGAGGaaattattttgactcacttctatgcaaataaaataacatgtattaatatttattattatttttattattattattattattattattattattattattattattataaactagAACTAAATAGTTCATCGGCTGAGACAGTTGTTTACGACTTATGGCTATGTACAGACAGACCAGCCCATCCTCCATTTATAcggcgccattacttttgtcgTAATTGAATTAATTGTTTATTACTCTTTTATTAGTCCTTAATTAAatccaataatataaaatgactgGTTTGCACAAAATGTTCCCAGTGGTACTCTTAGTCCCTTACCTAGTGAACAGAGACtaattgatagagacttcaaagcacttctataaaccctcataaaaaaataagcaatttaaactTGACAGCATAGTTCCATTTATAACAGTGCAGTTCTCCACGCAGTTATACAATATCAATTATATGATTCGATCaagttgaggtttacattagttagtatTCTTgtgcataaatttacacacacaggaGCACGAGTAGGGTATGACCGTTTTCCCCGCCCTAATTtatgggattttcatgaatatcaAATTTCTTGTGTTAATGCTCATACAAACAATTTACCCATAAATCCATTCGTATgcagattgataaatgaggcccaatgtttCTAATGTATTCTTATGTAGCACATCATATCTGTGCCCTCACCAAAAAGTTATCGCATAACTGCGTGTTTTTGATTGTCTGTCCTGCATGTACTATAATTGCATCAGACAGATCTCATAGATATGTGTAGTTCAGCAGGGGATGGGGTGTGTAGTATACGCTATGGTTAAAGCCTCATGGTTTGTCAGACCACTATGAAGTGCATTAACTTACCGAATGAAAACTTTTGTTTTGCCAAAGACAATACGGAAtaagatttttttcctttattttttttccgtttTGGTTTCCACTGGGGAAACAACTAATGGACAGGAAATCTGTTTGTCCTCGGCCCTGGTCTATTTAATTTCCTATATAGCCCTGAATATGTTTTAATATTGTTAAATTTAAGACACATTTCTTACATTACATTCCTTACTGGTTTACAATATATAGGTAAACAAAGATGGCATCAAATCTGACAAGCAGATCGAACACATCACTCAACAAAGGTATActtataaaataacatttacctaaatggtaacactttatttaaaggGTACCTACATATGAACTTCATAACACACTCATAACCATTTAGCTTTTATAAAACGGTGTTAGATGCTTTATGAAAGGCATAGAAGCATATATGCCGATGTTATGAATGATTTTGATGCCCTTAAACTAAAGGGATAGGATATTTTCCATTCATTACAATGTCATGAAGCACTATTCCTATACAATTTATAGCTTCTGCGACTGAATTCACTTAAGAAGCATCTACACCAATGTTAGGGATGATTTTGATAAGCTAATATTCGGGTAGCTGGCAAATGACTGTAGCTAAGCTAACTTTGGCCGTTGCAGTAACTTGCAAAAGTAAGAGAGTTATATGAACTATCTTTCCTTTCGCTGCGTACCaagaaatcaagaaaaaaaaaaacccccacaaaatgCTCTCTGATAAAGCAAAAAGCAccgcctaaatgcaataaaatattCGCAATGTTTATATGTTGTGAATATCTACAATTATTGCCCGATAGGTCACAGTGTCACGCCTCCTTTTCACGTAAaacaattttctatttattaattGTATGAATTACTATAGGTCACCAGCGAAAGTTTTCCAGGTCAGATGtgactgatttaaaaatgaatttttaagAGCAATGCATTTTTCAAATAGAAGATTGGTAAAGTGGCTTCAGGACAAAGATCTCCTGAAAGCTGTCTAACCTGTCTAGGTCTTTGTGTTTAGACCTATCatacaataaataaagtggAGGAGGGAGGAATTTCTAATCTTGTTAGAAAATGTCATGTTGCTTCAACCAAATATCTACACATTTTAAAGGGAGATTGACCCTTGACTGGTATAATTGTAGCcatgtgtgatttttatttatttatttattgctttctACAACTATGCCATATTGTAGTAGAGGGGAGCTGCAGTCTGAGTTCAAATGAATAGactaaatgtaatgttttttttcttctatcttTAAAGACcttttctaaattgtttttcATTGTCTATGAGCAAAGCATACTGATGTAAAATTCAGCTGTTACGAATAAAGAATGCATGAtcaaaatgtatcattttagaGCGTGTAAATCATTCATAATGTTGGCATACGTCACTTAAAATTCATATTACATGGGAATAGTGCTTCAAGACAGTGTAATGAATGGAAAATGTTCTGTCACTTTACTTTAAGTGCATCAAAATCATTCATAACATTGGTATATATGCTTCTTAGTGTAAGTTTTATAAATGGGACGGACCTCCAGAGGCATCGTGTTCCTACAGAAATGAAggaaacagttaaaaaaaatctaagttGACTTAGATATACTTCTTTCAACACATCTCATACTACGACATGAGAGGCTTTTTGTCTCCACTCCTAATCTGAGATATTACATACAACTATAATGCCATCTGACAAGATTcgacaaatatatattttttaaataaattttctaATGCTGCtttgtgtaatgtttgtgaatgttttatGAACTGGAGCCCTTTTCTCTCCACTCCTCTGTAACATATTGCATAAAAGCCTTTCATAAAGTCACTAACATTGTTTAATAAAAGCTTAACGTAATGGTTAAGCATGTGTTATGAAGGTCATATGTAGGTAtccttcaaataaagtgttaccaaataAACGAATATACATAATACTAAAAGTTACAGTCTTCACTTGTCTCATATTATCTCTCTGATTCCAGTGAGGATACAGAAGGATGTAAAAGTAAGTCAAGAGATTTGATTTGgggctttttctcttttttttctttattcttcatTAGTAATTTGTGCATTCCTAAGAATATTGTTGTCTTTCTTATCAGAAGACGACCCCATAGATGAGCTGCTCAAGCTCGATGACCACAAAATTGCCACAGTCCAAAAGGTAGAATGCTGTTGTACTACACACACAATTCAAACAGTAAAACAGCTTAGTTGTACTGTAAATTAACTGCTGTTTCATTTGATCATTATCCACCTTATCAACAGGCCCTCTTGCACTTCATCAATAAGAACATGTCGCCATTAAGGTTGCAAGTGTCTGACATCGAGAAACAGGTAAATCAACACACCTGATCATTTTCCCAAAGATTGTAAGGCACTAAATAATGGTAAAGCTCTATAAGTAGCCTACAAATACATCACATGCATGTTTTAAATTAGACTAGATTAGATTCCAATTTAATTGTAACCTAGTGAAATGCAGTCTTACTAGAAGTGTAAATACTGTAGCAATGGCGTTTTTGAGTAGTAAAGCACAATTTAAGCGAGGAATTAGATAAAGATGGCAATAAAGTTTACAGTGCAAATGACATGGTATATAAAGTAGACATGAATCCAATGATATGAATGACTGGAATGCAAAGACACCACAGTACAACTTAACGTAAGGTGCAAGTAAACGAACAtggaatactgtatataattatcATAATTGTATTGATATTTCTATAATCAGTTTGCAGATGGTGTGATTCTGCTTTTGCTGATTGGTGAGTTGGAGGGCTTCTTCATTCCACTCTATGAGTTCTACCTCTCTCCTGCCTGCCACTCAGAGATGGTAAATATCTTAGACACTTTGTTCTGTTTATGAATAGTATATTCACTATGTGTCCCCTTAAAACCACAGTTAATAATAAGCTAGAAAGGAAGCTTTAGGATAGAGTGAAGGGAAATCTGCTTTGTGTTATAATGGGGTATTACCAACTCCTTGTTTTTAAAGTGATCAGACAGTTCTACCTTCCTGAGACACAATTAATGTACAGCCATTTCTTGCTTACCTATAACTATAAAAGAGCATCTCGGTTAATACTGAACTGGTAAAAATCACCGTGTTCAACTTAAGTAGTGCAAAATATGTAACACTCTCATTAGCCATCACATCTATAAATAACTTGCTAATTATTTCTATGGTATGCCCAGGGATAATGGCACCTATCCAAGAAGTGAATTATTGAAAATGCAGTGATTGAGGTATCAAGTTAGTGATGTTCTGAATATGTAGACATGTGGCGTCTTTACTTTAATAATTCATAATCAGACTGAGCCACTAAACCTGAATCACAAAATTAGGAACTGAATGTCAGGTCAGGTTTTGGCTGTAATATCTTTTAGTTGAATTTGAACTGTAATTGTGCACTTTGATAATGCATCCCACAGAAGTTTTCTCTCAATTATGCTTAGTGTATGTGTTCACAAATAATCAAACTATACACGATCAAAACACCAGAtgacagttttttgtttgttcgaTTAAAAATATCTGCTGGAAACTGCTCACAGTGCAATCTTTCATCACCTGTCTTACTTCTAGCTTCATAATGTCACCCTGGCTTTGGATCTACTTAATGACAGGGAAATACAAGTACAGAATGTTGATCCAGAAGGTGAGCGAGAAGTTATATATAATCTGTAGAAGTCTGTATCAGCATGTTATCATGTAAAAGAGATCAAAATGTGTCAAACATTTGGGGATGCcttgcctttaaaaaaaaaaaaaaaaaaaaaaaaaaaaaaaaaaaaaaatgttcttgagaaatgcttgattttgaaTAAACACAAACGTACCATAAAGCTGTAGAAGAGCTGTTTGACGACATTGCCTGCCCAATCATGTGACCTTAATTGGTTTGAGAGACATGTTCAACTGGTTTAACAAATTCTCTAGGGAATCCAGCAAGAGTCATTTCTAAGGAATAAATACTTGTCATCAAACCTCTAACAGAcagcatataaatatatatagtgcTTATATAATTAGCATTAGTATTTAGATATTTATGTAGTATTTATATAGTGTTTTCTGTATATAACAATACTTTGCACTGACATAAGTCTGTACATGGATATAGATTCACATCCTATCTTACACTCTAAGGCTggaagtttgtggacatctgcaGCTTTTTAAACATCCAGTTCCAGATTTAGAATACaggtgcaatcaaaattattcaacccccattgcagatcaggtttattgtcaaaatgtacaactttcagctgtttgcaacgaacaaatcaaacaaaagcaactgaaatagttgaACACGATGAATGCttaatctctggtgggatttgaagaaggcggttgcagcacacaaacccaagaatattactgaactggaggccattgctcatgaggaatgggctaagattccctaggaatgctgccagaagctctatgcatctcgtttgcagcaggtcataacagtaaaGCTTATAAGCTTTTATAAGTAAGTGTTTATAAGCTTACAAGCAGATaagcttgccatgaaggggttgaataattttgagactttCAGGTCGAATaattttgcattttcagttgaatttggataaaccacttgaagcattcattgggttgaactatttcaactgcttttgtatgatttgcaaacagctgaatgtttgtacattttgacaataaacctgatttgcaatgagggttgaataattttgattgcaactgtacagtatgcaaagacatcctatacaactgCAGATTTCCAACTATGTGGCAACAATTTGCGGAAGACCCCCACATTGAACCGATGGTCAGGGgttcacaaacctttggccTTATAGTGTATATTAATATCCTCAGTGACTGTGAGATTCATCATCAGCCAGATACAACTCGGGGCGTAGGGTTGTGGATTAGCATTTATTGTGTTAACACAACAGAGAGTTCGTATCTTAGAGTATGCTGGAATTGCCTATCAAAGAGAAAGGAAAT
The genomic region above belongs to Ictalurus punctatus breed USDA103 chromosome 14, Coco_2.0, whole genome shotgun sequence and contains:
- the parvg gene encoding gamma-parvin isoform X2, with the protein product MDKVVESEQGNQGAVQGERRKIIQPSSLNDPKLVKLKEVLVEWINSTLKTEHIVVQTLEEDIYDGLVIHHLLDKLGGVNLGVEEIAVTTVAQMCKLELIMQALNQELGLGDEADSTARWSAKLIHSRDLLATLHLLVAMVKRYQPELALPQNVSVEVLLFEVNKDGIKSDKQIEHITQQSEDTEGCKKDDPIDELLKLDDHKIATVQKALLHFINKNMSPLRLQVSDIEKQFADGVILLLLIGELEGFFIPLYEFYLSPACHSEMILYPKMCRLH
- the parvg gene encoding gamma-parvin isoform X1, coding for MDKVVESEQGNQGAVQGERRKIIQPSSLNDPKLVKLKEVLVEWINSTLKTEHIVVQTLEEDIYDGLVIHHLLDKLGGVNLGVEEIAVTTVAQMCKLELIMQALNQELGLGDEADSTARWSAKLIHSRDLLATLHLLVAMVKRYQPELALPQNVSVEVLLFEVNKDGIKSDKQIEHITQQSEDTEGCKKDDPIDELLKLDDHKIATVQKALLHFINKNMSPLRLQVSDIEKQFADGVILLLLIGELEGFFIPLYEFYLSPACHSEMLHNVTLALDLLNDREIQVQNVDPEDIVSQDVPATLKVLYALFRKHKYK